Proteins encoded in a region of the Zea mays cultivar B73 chromosome 2, Zm-B73-REFERENCE-NAM-5.0, whole genome shotgun sequence genome:
- the LOC100275651 gene encoding Arabinogalactan protein 1-like precursor: protein MARFQLAALAMAMLFAAAAAQAPAATPTPAPKASPPPPATPPPTPATPPPAPAPVSPPAQPPATPPPAPAPAPKAPAPAPEALAPAPKAEAPTPEMSSPPMPTEGPAPTPSAEVPPAPSAAAAVSPAAAKWFAAAAAVAAAAAAFY from the coding sequence ATGGCGCGCTTCCAGCTCGCGGCCCTGGCCATGGCAATGCTCTTCGCCGCCGCGGCGGCGCAGGCCCCGGCCGCCACCCCGACGCCGGCTCCCAAGGCGTCTCCTCCCCCGCCGGCGACGCCGCCTCCGACGCCCGCGACCCCGCCGCCCGCCCCGGCGCCGGTGTCGCCGCCCGCCCAGCCTCCGGCCACGCCTCCCCCGGCCCCGGCGCCCGCTCCCAAggcccccgcccccgcgcccgagGCCCTTGCCCCGGCGCCCAAGGCCGAGGCCCCGACCCCCGAGATGAGCTCCCCGCCGATGCCCACGGAGGGCCCCGCCCCGACGCCCTCCGCCGAGGTGCCCCCTGCccccagcgccgccgccgccgtctcccCCGCCGCCGCCAAGTGgttcgccgccgctgccgccgtggccgccgccgccgccgccttctaCTGA